One Leptotrichia sp. OH3620_COT-345 DNA segment encodes these proteins:
- a CDS encoding MliC family protein, translating into MKRFRNLILIAAGMATLSCSIMENGNSSISGGISKMKNVDYYSCPVDDIKVEYMNKGEKIKLTDFSGEVYEFKSSKSASGSYYESSEGSFHVKGNEAILVLNGRTFTCGKRQTVK; encoded by the coding sequence ATGAAACGATTCAGAAATTTAATATTAATTGCAGCAGGAATGGCAACTTTATCTTGTTCTATAATGGAAAACGGTAATTCATCAATAAGCGGAGGCATTTCAAAAATGAAAAATGTTGATTATTATTCATGTCCTGTAGATGATATAAAAGTCGAATATATGAACAAAGGGGAAAAAATAAAGCTTACCGACTTTTCAGGTGAAGTGTATGAATTTAAAAGTTCTAAATCTGCAAGCGGTTCTTACTATGAAAGTTCAGAAGGATCTTTTCATGTAAAAGGAAATGAAGCTATATTAGTACTTAACGGCAGAACATTTACATGCGGTAAAAGACAGACAGTAAAATAG